The following nucleotide sequence is from Anolis sagrei isolate rAnoSag1 chromosome 11, rAnoSag1.mat, whole genome shotgun sequence.
ttcttctcctgtgagcatggagagataAGGTGTCTGCTGTGAGTTAGTGAGTTAGCTCAGTtgctctactgctgtgctcaagaagcttctgtTCTGCTAAACTACCATTTTTACctgctgttggggttcagcctgctctgtgtgaacctgagccccaatttctgtgtgaacctgattctctgattgtatttccaactgagcaagccactgaatatgtatctctccctgatagtgttgaaactgttgttgatgctgaggtcagtggcgaggaaagtgaaactgaacagcctgatgaaaatgttttagaatccagccgtgataactctccagaggaaaccacacctgggttttttaatgaggaccgaagggaacagatagctagagacaggagtgattcacagtttccacgaaggtcaaatagattacaagagagacaggcccaggcttcaaagtcaaggggcgtttcaaggaatcgtttctttggtttaaggggcctccttccgggtgtctcgttagatcaagcaacgttttggactgcggctgtgccttggcagaattcctgtgttccatggccggtaatcccagaggcttctagttttcaagtacatggttagtgagatgctaacaggttcctggtttttgtactatggtttttggaattttgctcaagctcagagattttcctgactgctgtgtttccattgtggctttttgactttgcatttgcctttcttttgtaaccaatttttcattaataaaaaaggattgtttttcctacagtccagtgtagtggatttaatcttatggtctcgtttcctgatctgggatgcaacacctGCTTTCTCATTTTTGGAATCACCCAACAACACTCACGGGGTCTGTTTTGCCCGACAGGCATTGGCTGCGAAGGCCAGACCGAGGACGGCTTCGATGTGACGTTTCAGGTGAACCACTTGAGCCACTTCCTCCTGACCCACCTCCTCCTGGAGCGGCTCAAGCGCTGCTCACCCAGCCGCATCGTGGTGGTGGCGTCCAACGCACACCGGTCTGGGAAGATGGACTTCCAGAGCATCCATCGGCCGGCGGAGGGGACCGCCCAAGCCTTCCAGTCCTACTGCAACAGCAAGCTGGCCAACATCTTGTTTGTCCGAGAGCTGGCCAACCAGCTGGAAGGAACCGGCGTGACTTGCTATGCTGTTCACCCAGGTTGGTAGCTGGTTTAGGGATCTGTAGGATCCAGTGGCTTCCTTCCCTAAAATTCTCACCAATTTGTGGGCATTTACTCTTGATtctaaagcttctggaacatggccgcacagcccggaaaactcacagcaaccccatgactattattatgactataactattatcatcatcactgttattatttttactgttatacacacacacacacacacatatatatgcttgtatatatattaggcatggccaatccatggttctaaatggttctgaagtacttacaaaactaagggGCGCTGGCGCTTTGCTTccaaagtgttgctaaagttctggtagtgaaaatttcagaactctaacaaaactttcaaaaaattatttattggtaatttttatgacagaaccaattaggaactgccatttataactgttgcaacccagagtaggaaacgagaccataagataacaatccaccacacttgactgtgggaaaaaacaatccctttttatcgatgaaaaatggttacaaaatagaggaaaatgcaaagtcaaaaagccacagtaaaattcaggagtcaggaatatccatgaatTAGGTCAAAATTCCAAAAAACCTGGTACCTGTTAGcaattcactaaccgtacttggagcactagaagcctcttgggatgtaggccacgggaaacagggaaatctgccaaggtaatgcctcagtctaaacgatgcctgatctaacgagacaacccggcgaaaggcacttaaaactgaagaaactgtttcgtgacacgcctccaggctttgaagcctgtttttccttttcccttaatctgcttgaccttcgcagactctgcgattcactcctgtttttccaaatctgtccttttctatcctcattaaggaagccaagtgttagctcctctggagagctatcaccgcttgggtCTGCAACATTCTCgtcagaatgtgtagtttcactttccaagccactaaCCTCAGAAtcattttcattaccatcagggagaaatacattttcagtggcatcaggaaatacaatcagagaaccaggttcaggttcagcaatcagagaatcaggttcaggttcacacgcaggctgaaccccaacaataacGACATTTTTAAAGGTgtgttagaattctgaaattttcgccaccagaactttagcaacactttagaagcaaagcgccagcgccccctagttttgtaagtacttcagaaccatttagaaccatggattggccataccttatatatatatatatatgtgtgtgtgtgtgtgtgtgtactttggAACGCACTGTTTGCAAGTTGGGGACGGCCTGTATAGTATCATGTCTTTCCATACCTGTTTGTTGTGTCCACAGGGGTGGTGAACACGGAGCTCTTCCGCCATTCTCCGTCCTGGGCCAAGCCCCTCGTCTTCCTCGTCTCCCGGCTCTTCTTCCGAAGCCCTGCGGACGGGGCCCAGACGTCCGTCTTCTGCGCCACCGAGGAAGGCATCGAGAGGCTCAGCGGGCGCTATTTCGCCGACTGCCGTTTGCGAGACCCCCGTCCTCATGCGCGCGACGATGCCGCGGCCAAGAAGCTGTGGGAATTCAGCCAGGGCTTACTGGGACTTGCCTCGTAAACCTCTTTCCATCTGTCCGTTTTCCGGACGCCGAAAGGAGGCAAATACAAAACTCCGATGGAGTTTCGCGCAACACGTAGGGGCCAACTCTGAGGATTTGCACTGGATCTAGAGTATCTGTTATAGGATATtccttcttaaaaaaaaacacatatggGATTTGGGAGGCCTTGCTCCGTGTTACCTGTTACCAAAAGGCCTCCGATCTCTGTGAAATGTACGCAAGGGAACAATCTGTATAATAAAATGGATACCGCTCTTGGTCGTGCTTCTTATCATTATCACTATCAccagtacattattattattattattattattattattattattaggggacTTGTGGCGACATCTTATTTGGACGCTCTTTTGGGCCTGCTATTGTTAGAGatcctaaattgggtcttcttaggtccacatcacgggagcacgtaaggaaggagacagtccccccaaaaaagatcaaaaaacaaggtttattttagtttcttcatgaagaagacggacagcctggcaacatacgcagatgctacccttcaagtgactgccgtgcccctcctctgtttctgctgacttttatactcaaataataggtcatggaaagtactctctttccagcccccctcccttgaccttttgatggaaagtaccttcttgtacctgcagactctgcacttaaccacaacctttggcttaaccacaacacaacttcctatgtaggcttgaactttgtatgacctctacatgtcacatcttgtttcttaaaaacattttcttccgtgttgctccttttctacagagaaagggtatatttctcttttgctgttaatttcattcaaagccccttgcttagcatttgcaaatctCACTCAAAGAACCTTTCACTATCTCCCTTCAGGCCTTCCTGAATTCAAAATGGTGGCCTTGATCC
It contains:
- the LOC132763296 gene encoding dehydrogenase/reductase SDR family member 13, which translates into the protein MAVAAEALLGLGMGLGLYALVYHNFLKGRRCRNEILLQGKTVLLTGGNTGIGKATALDLAHRGARVILACRNKQRGESAVYDIRRESGNNEVLFMSLDLGSLRSVRAFAEAFLRSEPRLDILINNAGIGCEGQTEDGFDVTFQVNHLSHFLLTHLLLERLKRCSPSRIVVVASNAHRSGKMDFQSIHRPAEGTAQAFQSYCNSKLANILFVRELANQLEGTGVTCYAVHPGVVNTELFRHSPSWAKPLVFLVSRLFFRSPADGAQTSVFCATEEGIERLSGRYFADCRLRDPRPHARDDAAAKKLWEFSQGLLGLAS